Proteins encoded within one genomic window of bacterium:
- the dnaN gene encoding DNA polymerase III subunit beta, translating into MRYSVPQDRYLTALERAASVVPSKTTMPILRTVHIAVQKNEMAVSATDLELILTARVPVDAAEEGTAVVPARRLLDLARVLPSDQPVRIEDESGHYMVIHAGQGKFRIAGEEPALFPQLPVLPPDPVLKVPSSKLRRIIDKTLFAVATDELRPVLNGVLFQLKSGKLRVVSTDGHRLVKWVDTATTYQAPDFDWIVPKRALEVLSKLVDSGKEMIEVEVFLAQNQLHFKVDAFVLSTRLIDGKFPMFDSVIPTNNPNFMTAEVKPFLSAVKRVSVFSGSLTKHIRIDLKQSEIVLQAEDPEGVGRGMEPLTVEYSGEAFTIGYNSSFLEKVLSQVDCAHVKFELSGSSGAGVVKPTEQADGEDLLMLLMPVRLS; encoded by the coding sequence ATGCGTTATTCCGTTCCACAGGATCGTTATCTCACCGCTTTAGAGCGGGCTGCGTCGGTTGTTCCGTCAAAAACAACGATGCCGATTCTGCGTACAGTGCACATTGCCGTCCAAAAAAATGAGATGGCGGTATCGGCAACCGACTTGGAGCTAATCCTCACCGCGCGGGTTCCCGTCGACGCCGCTGAAGAGGGAACTGCGGTTGTTCCAGCTCGTCGTCTACTGGATTTGGCGCGGGTATTGCCATCTGATCAACCAGTGCGCATCGAAGACGAATCCGGGCACTACATGGTGATTCATGCCGGGCAAGGTAAATTCCGAATTGCCGGCGAAGAGCCTGCTTTGTTTCCCCAACTTCCGGTACTGCCGCCCGATCCGGTATTGAAAGTTCCTTCATCGAAATTGCGTCGTATCATCGACAAGACGCTGTTTGCAGTAGCGACCGATGAATTGCGGCCGGTATTGAACGGTGTACTTTTCCAGTTGAAAAGTGGAAAGTTGCGAGTGGTTTCCACCGACGGTCATCGGCTTGTAAAGTGGGTCGATACCGCGACGACCTACCAAGCGCCCGATTTCGATTGGATCGTTCCAAAACGTGCGCTGGAAGTGCTTTCCAAGTTAGTCGATTCCGGCAAGGAAATGATTGAAGTCGAAGTATTTCTTGCTCAGAATCAGTTACATTTTAAGGTCGATGCGTTCGTACTTTCGACCCGGTTGATCGATGGAAAATTCCCGATGTTCGATTCGGTGATTCCTACGAACAATCCCAACTTTATGACTGCCGAAGTGAAACCGTTCTTGAGTGCGGTGAAGCGTGTTTCGGTATTCTCTGGTTCGCTCACCAAGCACATCCGGATCGATTTAAAACAGAGCGAAATCGTACTGCAGGCCGAAGACCCCGAAGGGGTAGGACGCGGTATGGAACCGTTGACAGTCGAGTACAGCGGCGAAGCATTCACCATCGGTTATAATTCTTCATTCCTCGAGAAAGTTCTCTCACAAGTCGATTGTGCTCATGTCAAATTTGAACTCTCGGGTTCCAGTGGCGCCGGTGTAGTCAAACCGACCGAACAAGCCGATGGCGAAGACCTTTTAATGTTGCTGATGCCGGTGCGGTTGAGCTAA
- a CDS encoding DUF721 domain-containing protein: protein MFDGVFLASLIDRKEEVFGVALAKHVEPIEFTRGRLTVKVDSDARRQVVFDMRNVVLERLDEFSPGAVKRIFFV, encoded by the coding sequence TTGTTTGACGGGGTTTTTCTTGCTTCGCTGATCGATAGAAAAGAGGAAGTGTTTGGCGTTGCGCTGGCAAAACATGTCGAACCCATAGAGTTTACCCGGGGAAGGCTTACTGTTAAAGTCGATAGCGATGCCCGCCGCCAAGTCGTTTTCGATATGCGTAACGTTGTTTTAGAACGGTTGGATGAATTTTCACCCGGGGCAGTTAAGAGAATTTTCTTTGTTTGA